Proteins found in one Fundidesulfovibrio terrae genomic segment:
- the modA gene encoding molybdate ABC transporter substrate-binding protein — protein MHSGVLKRLAGLVLLAFVLVGAAAPLRAADLTVSAAASLTNAFQELKPLFEKANPGVNVLFNFAASGPLLKQIEAGAPVDVFASADQETMDQAASKKLMAEGTRKDFVANSLVMITPSDSKLGLKQVKDLTGAPVARIAVGNPDSVPVGRYTRDSLTKDGLYETLKPKFVQGESVRQVLDYVSRGEVQAGFVYMTDAMIAKDKVSVAATMGGHAPITYPIAVVAASANKDMAAKFTAFVLSAEGQAVLAKYGFKKP, from the coding sequence ATGCATTCCGGAGTTCTCAAACGCCTGGCGGGTCTCGTCCTGCTGGCCTTCGTGCTCGTGGGCGCGGCCGCGCCGCTTCGGGCCGCAGACCTTACCGTGTCCGCCGCGGCCAGCCTGACCAACGCCTTCCAGGAGCTCAAGCCCTTGTTCGAGAAGGCCAATCCCGGCGTGAACGTTCTCTTCAATTTCGCCGCCTCCGGCCCTCTGCTCAAGCAGATCGAGGCAGGGGCGCCCGTTGACGTCTTCGCTTCCGCCGACCAGGAAACCATGGACCAGGCCGCATCCAAGAAGCTCATGGCCGAGGGCACGCGCAAGGATTTTGTGGCCAACTCCCTGGTGATGATCACTCCCTCCGACTCGAAACTCGGGCTCAAGCAGGTCAAGGATCTGACCGGGGCTCCGGTGGCGCGCATCGCGGTGGGCAATCCCGATTCCGTCCCCGTGGGGCGCTACACCCGTGACAGCCTGACCAAGGACGGCCTGTACGAGACGCTCAAGCCCAAGTTCGTGCAGGGCGAGAGCGTGCGCCAAGTGCTCGACTACGTGAGCCGGGGCGAGGTGCAGGCCGGGTTCGTGTACATGACCGACGCCATGATCGCCAAGGACAAGGTCTCCGTGGCCGCCACCATGGGCGGGCACGCCCCCATCACCTATCCCATCGCCGTGGTGGCTGCCTCGGCCAACAAGGACATGGCCGCCAAGTTCACGGCTTTCGTCCTTTCCGCCGAAGGCCAGGCCGTGCTGGCCAAGTACGGCTTCAAGAAGCCGTAG
- the pruA gene encoding L-glutamate gamma-semialdehyde dehydrogenase, with the protein MSDMNIEQAINARGKAFFASIRGEAPSIFNKGFWTGKVMDWAMQNEDFKVQLFRFVDVLPYLSSADALQRHIEEYFTGGQAGDIPPVLKWGAEKSGILGGLAAKVMGKAIRSNIEGMARQFIVGETTKEAVKNLVKIRKDGFAFTVDLLGEATVSEEEAQAYRDGYLEVLEAIAREQGSWKPLGGAGGDLDWGYAPKVNVSIKPSALYSQSKPVDFEGTVEGILEKMRPIYRAVKAMGGALCIDMEQLKYKDATIELFKRLRQDPEFASYPHLSIVFQCYLKETERDIEEIIGWSKARNLPMGIRLVKGAYWDYETVVCKQMGWPIPVWTRKPESDMAFERCAKLILENHEMIYFQCASHNIRTISFVMEKAKALGVPEARYEFQALYGMAEPVRKGLLKVAGRVRLYCPYGELLPGMAYLVRRLLENTANESFLRLSFAEGEAEDRLLENPEETLEREKAQARKPRETEAGPEGLSPFANFPLADFTEKALREAFPAAIADVRRAAGGICPLVIGGKDVTTADLIDSVNPANPAEVLGRVCQAGVTETGAAVAAAKAAFPAWRDVSPKDRAAVMMRAAALMRERAVALSAMQVLEVGKQWDQAYNDVAEAIDFLEYYAREAVRMGAPRRMGREPGEKNHLFYEPKGLCAVIAPWNFPLAISCGMSAAAIVTGNCVVYKPSGLSSLVGRGLADIFKEAGLPDGVFNFCPGRGSVMGDYLVEHPDVSCVAFTGSMEVGLRIMEKAAKVQPGQVNCKRVIAEMGGKNAIIVDDDADLDEAVLAVAYSAFGFQGQKCSACSRVIVLEENYGRFLERLVKACESMKIGPAEDPRYSMGPVVDPGQQAKVKEFTEIARKEGRIVVERLAEGPGYYAPMVVVEGIRPEHRIAQEEVFGPILAVMKAKHFDEALAMANDSRFALTGGVFSRSPKNLEKARREFRVGNLYLNRNITGALVHRQPFGGARMSGVGSKAGGPDYLLQFVDPRVVSENTLRRGFTPIEDDDEWVD; encoded by the coding sequence ATGTCGGACATGAACATCGAGCAGGCCATCAACGCGCGCGGCAAGGCGTTCTTCGCAAGCATCCGCGGCGAGGCCCCGTCCATCTTCAACAAGGGTTTCTGGACCGGCAAGGTCATGGACTGGGCCATGCAGAACGAGGACTTCAAGGTCCAGCTGTTCCGCTTCGTGGACGTGCTGCCCTACCTGAGTTCGGCCGACGCGCTGCAGCGCCATATCGAGGAGTACTTCACCGGCGGCCAGGCCGGGGACATCCCCCCCGTGCTCAAATGGGGCGCGGAGAAATCGGGCATCCTGGGCGGCCTCGCGGCCAAGGTCATGGGCAAGGCCATCCGCTCCAACATCGAGGGCATGGCCCGGCAGTTCATCGTGGGCGAGACCACCAAGGAGGCCGTGAAGAACCTGGTGAAGATCCGCAAGGACGGCTTCGCCTTCACCGTGGACCTCTTGGGCGAGGCCACCGTCTCCGAGGAGGAGGCACAAGCCTACCGCGACGGCTACCTGGAGGTGCTGGAGGCCATCGCCCGCGAGCAGGGCTCGTGGAAACCCTTGGGTGGCGCGGGCGGCGACCTGGATTGGGGATACGCCCCCAAGGTGAACGTCTCCATCAAGCCTTCGGCCCTCTATTCCCAGTCCAAGCCTGTGGACTTCGAGGGCACGGTCGAAGGCATCCTGGAGAAGATGCGCCCCATCTACCGGGCGGTGAAGGCCATGGGCGGCGCGCTGTGCATCGACATGGAGCAGCTCAAGTATAAGGACGCCACCATCGAGCTGTTCAAGCGCCTGCGCCAGGATCCGGAGTTCGCAAGCTATCCGCACCTGTCCATCGTGTTCCAGTGTTACTTGAAGGAAACCGAGCGCGACATCGAGGAGATCATCGGATGGTCCAAGGCGCGCAACCTGCCCATGGGCATCCGGCTGGTGAAGGGCGCGTACTGGGACTACGAAACCGTGGTCTGCAAGCAGATGGGCTGGCCCATCCCTGTGTGGACCCGCAAGCCCGAGTCGGACATGGCCTTCGAGCGCTGCGCGAAGCTCATCCTTGAGAACCACGAGATGATCTACTTCCAGTGCGCCTCGCACAACATCCGCACCATCAGCTTCGTGATGGAGAAGGCCAAGGCGTTGGGCGTTCCCGAGGCGCGCTACGAGTTCCAGGCGCTCTACGGAATGGCCGAGCCGGTGCGCAAGGGCCTGCTCAAGGTGGCCGGGCGGGTGCGCCTGTACTGCCCCTACGGCGAGCTCCTGCCCGGCATGGCCTATCTGGTGCGCAGGCTTCTGGAGAACACGGCCAACGAATCCTTCCTGCGCTTGTCCTTCGCTGAAGGCGAGGCCGAGGACCGGCTGCTGGAGAACCCCGAAGAAACCCTGGAGCGCGAAAAGGCCCAGGCCAGGAAGCCCAGGGAAACGGAAGCCGGTCCTGAGGGGCTTTCGCCCTTCGCCAACTTCCCCCTGGCCGACTTCACCGAGAAGGCCCTGCGCGAGGCCTTCCCTGCCGCCATCGCGGACGTGCGCCGCGCGGCCGGGGGCATCTGCCCGCTGGTTATCGGCGGCAAGGACGTGACCACGGCGGACCTCATCGACTCGGTGAATCCCGCCAACCCCGCCGAGGTGCTGGGCCGGGTCTGCCAGGCGGGCGTCACCGAAACCGGCGCGGCCGTGGCGGCTGCCAAGGCTGCCTTCCCGGCCTGGCGCGACGTAAGCCCCAAGGACCGCGCCGCCGTCATGATGCGCGCAGCCGCCCTCATGCGCGAGAGGGCCGTTGCGCTCTCCGCCATGCAGGTGCTGGAGGTGGGCAAGCAGTGGGACCAGGCCTATAACGACGTGGCCGAGGCCATCGACTTCCTGGAATACTACGCGCGCGAGGCCGTGCGCATGGGCGCTCCCAGGCGCATGGGGCGCGAGCCGGGCGAGAAGAACCACCTGTTCTATGAACCCAAGGGCCTGTGCGCCGTCATCGCGCCCTGGAACTTCCCCCTGGCCATCTCCTGCGGCATGTCCGCCGCGGCCATCGTCACCGGCAACTGTGTGGTCTACAAGCCTTCAGGCCTGTCGTCGCTGGTTGGGCGTGGCCTTGCGGACATCTTCAAGGAGGCCGGGCTGCCGGACGGCGTGTTCAACTTCTGCCCCGGGCGTGGCTCGGTCATGGGCGACTACCTGGTGGAACACCCGGACGTAAGCTGCGTGGCCTTCACCGGTTCCATGGAAGTGGGCCTTCGCATCATGGAGAAGGCCGCCAAGGTTCAGCCCGGACAGGTCAACTGCAAGCGGGTCATCGCCGAGATGGGCGGAAAGAACGCCATCATCGTGGACGACGACGCCGACCTGGACGAGGCCGTGCTGGCCGTGGCCTACTCGGCCTTCGGCTTCCAGGGCCAGAAGTGCTCGGCCTGCTCGCGGGTGATCGTACTGGAGGAGAACTACGGCCGTTTCCTGGAGCGGCTGGTCAAGGCCTGCGAGTCCATGAAGATCGGTCCCGCCGAGGACCCGCGCTATTCCATGGGGCCCGTGGTGGACCCCGGGCAGCAGGCCAAGGTGAAGGAGTTCACCGAGATCGCCCGCAAGGAAGGCCGCATCGTGGTGGAGCGCCTGGCCGAAGGCCCCGGCTACTACGCCCCCATGGTGGTGGTCGAGGGCATTCGCCCCGAGCACCGCATCGCCCAGGAGGAGGTCTTCGGGCCAATCCTGGCAGTGATGAAGGCCAAACACTTCGACGAGGCCCTGGCCATGGCCAACGACTCGCGCTTCGCCCTGACCGGCGGCGTGTTCTCGAGAAGCCCGAAAAATCTGGAGAAGGCCAGGCGCGAGTTCCGCGTGGGCAACCTGTACCTGAACCGCAACATCACCGGCGCACTGGTGCACCGCCAGCCCTTCGGCGGGGCCAGGATGTCCGGCGTGGGCTCCAAGGCGGGCGGGCCTGACTACCTGCTCCAGTTCGTGGACCCGCGCGTGGTGAGCGAGAATACGCTCAGGCGGGGATTCACGCCCATCGAGGATGATGACGAGTGGGTCGACTAG
- a CDS encoding iron-sulfur cluster assembly scaffold protein, whose product MDLILKLSGQRCDLSLHPVSPKTVERIGTLGRKFYAKKYIHWWRNGNTSTCGMKYGDDCAVQVSLGGQPVDFDASAIPDSAVLLRRRHYLESKARYLALLGYDDEHCTMHWIWRNVTSFDPARFDFFVHRWDRVLGEQDFLIVDDVRYNGSFADEQDWGGSCGFSLVDPRIIDLDVVRREMGIETVAAAHGADASAESPEELPLAPSAKATPFIAGKGPYVRPVAHANAVGERSCTVCKDSIRVELRIENEVIVDAGGMAEGCDYSKECLAALARMVIGKSIYDCYPITNEDLHEHLTRVMPKLDCDYFTVGALKLALRNWEKAAA is encoded by the coding sequence ATGGACCTCATACTCAAACTCTCCGGCCAACGCTGCGACCTCTCCCTCCATCCGGTCTCTCCCAAGACGGTCGAGCGCATAGGCACCCTCGGGCGCAAATTTTACGCCAAGAAATACATCCACTGGTGGCGCAACGGGAACACCAGCACCTGCGGCATGAAGTACGGCGACGACTGCGCCGTGCAGGTCAGCCTGGGCGGCCAGCCCGTCGACTTCGACGCCTCGGCCATCCCCGATTCCGCCGTGCTGCTGCGCCGCCGCCACTACCTGGAGAGCAAGGCCCGCTACCTGGCCCTCCTGGGATACGACGACGAGCACTGCACCATGCACTGGATATGGCGCAACGTGACCAGCTTCGACCCCGCCCGGTTCGACTTCTTCGTGCACCGCTGGGACCGCGTGCTCGGCGAGCAGGATTTCCTCATCGTGGACGACGTCCGCTACAACGGCTCCTTCGCCGACGAGCAGGACTGGGGCGGCAGCTGCGGCTTCTCCCTGGTGGACCCCAGGATCATCGACCTGGACGTGGTGCGCCGCGAAATGGGCATCGAGACCGTGGCCGCCGCGCACGGCGCGGACGCCTCCGCCGAATCTCCCGAGGAATTGCCCCTGGCCCCCAGCGCCAAGGCCACCCCGTTTATAGCGGGCAAGGGTCCGTACGTCCGCCCGGTGGCCCACGCCAACGCCGTGGGAGAGCGCAGCTGCACCGTGTGCAAGGATTCCATCCGCGTCGAGCTGCGCATCGAAAACGAGGTGATCGTGGACGCCGGCGGCATGGCCGAGGGCTGCGACTACAGCAAGGAATGCCTGGCCGCGCTTGCCCGCATGGTCATCGGCAAGTCCATCTACGACTGCTACCCCATCACCAACGAGGACCTGCACGAGCACCTCACGCGGGTGATGCCCAAGCTCGACTGCGACTATTTCACCGTTGGCGCGCTGAAACTTGCGCTGCGCAACTGGGAGAAAGCGGCGGCCTGA
- a CDS encoding PilZ domain-containing protein: MTICFDINSDLAFRLRQISRRDNTSEESLINQLIQEYINSNDIKNPQISDKEFRQYQRVDVSIPAIIEINMSDNETQYKPVTIINISAGGARIRVDGKASRIMDNFRKQTPFTMTFCVASLSQIVQILCKPIYSTISTVIEIGTSFQNIPLSLRETLQQQFR, translated from the coding sequence ATGACGATTTGTTTTGACATCAATTCCGACTTGGCATTCCGCCTCCGGCAGATTTCAAGGCGGGACAACACATCCGAAGAATCGCTTATAAACCAGCTTATACAGGAATACATCAACAGCAACGACATCAAGAATCCGCAAATTTCAGACAAAGAATTCAGGCAGTATCAACGTGTAGACGTCTCAATCCCCGCTATAATCGAAATAAACATGTCCGACAACGAAACACAATACAAGCCCGTAACGATAATAAACATCTCAGCAGGTGGAGCACGCATTCGAGTTGACGGTAAGGCATCAAGAATAATGGACAACTTCAGAAAACAGACACCGTTCACCATGACTTTCTGTGTCGCATCGCTTTCGCAGATAGTCCAGATACTATGCAAGCCGATATATTCTACAATTAGCACTGTGATTGAGATCGGAACATCATTCCAGAACATACCGTTATCCCTGAGAGAGACCCTGCAGCAACAGTTCAGATGA
- a CDS encoding TOBE domain-containing protein: protein MIRDNLVAFLNSLGSEDLKFILEKVGDERPETARPCGGLGPSSGKRRGSKAPCPAKTFEVPADVKHLDQMQLHAITESFRTWFTSTKSLPHKRARGRIWLLYLLIRYGAIKLGEALAVDDREDFEFAKSAVLVRGEHAREVSLPKEVFKEIRRLLEDPMNASLRGEIFKLDQGFVRRKFYERADACGIPRELINPRVIRHSRAIELLREGMPLAVVQSILGHQNVSLTAQYMNFTEQDISRIVNYYILKETEMKTSARNSFTGKVTAIRTGNILAEVEVTTPSGLKIISVITHDSMASLGIKAGLLVTATVKAPWVILVKEDMKLKTSARNKFCGKIVKVNTGEISAEVVVELPDGTKVCSLVTDESVKQLDLKVGDEICALIKAFSVILNVE from the coding sequence ATGATCCGAGACAATCTCGTGGCATTCCTGAATTCGCTCGGCAGCGAGGACCTGAAATTCATCCTGGAAAAGGTGGGGGACGAGCGTCCGGAAACGGCCCGCCCCTGCGGCGGCCTTGGCCCTTCCTCGGGAAAACGGCGCGGGTCCAAGGCCCCCTGCCCGGCCAAGACCTTCGAGGTGCCCGCCGACGTCAAGCACCTGGACCAGATGCAGCTGCACGCGATCACCGAGAGTTTCCGGACATGGTTCACCTCCACCAAGAGCCTGCCCCACAAGCGGGCCCGAGGCCGCATCTGGCTTCTGTACCTGCTCATCCGCTACGGCGCGATCAAGCTCGGGGAGGCCCTGGCAGTGGACGACCGTGAGGATTTCGAATTCGCCAAATCCGCCGTGCTAGTCCGGGGAGAGCACGCGCGCGAGGTCAGCCTGCCCAAGGAGGTCTTCAAGGAGATCCGACGCCTGCTCGAAGACCCCATGAACGCCTCCCTGCGCGGCGAGATATTCAAGCTGGACCAAGGCTTCGTGCGCCGCAAATTCTACGAGCGCGCAGACGCCTGCGGCATCCCCAGGGAGCTCATCAATCCGCGGGTCATCCGCCATTCCCGGGCCATCGAGCTCCTGCGCGAGGGCATGCCGCTGGCCGTGGTGCAATCCATCCTGGGCCACCAGAACGTGAGCCTCACCGCGCAGTACATGAACTTCACCGAACAGGACATCTCGCGCATCGTCAACTATTACATCCTCAAGGAGACCGAGATGAAGACCAGCGCCCGCAATTCGTTCACCGGCAAGGTCACGGCCATCCGCACCGGCAACATCCTGGCCGAGGTGGAGGTGACCACCCCGAGCGGCCTGAAGATCATCTCGGTCATCACCCACGACAGCATGGCCAGTCTGGGCATCAAGGCTGGCCTTCTGGTCACGGCCACGGTGAAGGCTCCCTGGGTCATCCTGGTCAAGGAGGACATGAAGCTTAAGACCAGCGCCCGCAACAAGTTCTGCGGCAAGATCGTGAAGGTGAACACGGGCGAGATTTCCGCCGAGGTGGTGGTCGAGCTGCCCGACGGAACCAAGGTCTGCTCGCTGGTGACGGATGAATCCGTCAAGCAGCTCGACCTCAAGGTCGGCGACGAGATCTGCGCGCTCATCAAGGCGTTCTCGGTGATCCTCAACGTGGAATAG
- a CDS encoding patatin-like phospholipase family protein, translating to MKQQAMSQFRNLVFKGGGVKGLAYLGALSVLEEEGVTDGVRRLCGTSSGAVVAAHVALGGKAGQLRSEMSRELLSGMLDGSAWPVRDFTRLIRDFGWFRGKRLSIWLKRHFEELSGVHNLTFAKLGQLARENPERFKDLAIIATNVTHQCPHVFSPANTPDALVAEAIRASISIPFLFSATRLRSGELCVDGGLTWNYPINFYDDSSWLSRKDDAGLYAVLDHPAEKNKVRFYNKETLGLMVETRSTVKSRTENLGGRHGDIESFPSYLKAMLGLMTDVTTSNFLNLPDWQRTIFIEAHGVRATDFNLSEDVLERLIKSGEQATRQYIAWFRSRDSRPLNRIDASEPSQG from the coding sequence ATGAAACAACAGGCCATGTCGCAATTTAGGAACCTCGTCTTCAAGGGAGGAGGGGTCAAGGGGCTCGCCTACCTGGGCGCACTCTCGGTGTTGGAGGAGGAGGGGGTCACCGACGGGGTGCGCCGCCTGTGCGGTACGTCCTCCGGCGCGGTGGTGGCGGCCCATGTGGCATTGGGCGGCAAGGCCGGGCAGCTGCGCTCCGAAATGTCGCGCGAGCTTTTGAGCGGCATGCTGGACGGTTCCGCCTGGCCGGTGCGGGATTTTACCCGGCTGATCCGCGACTTCGGCTGGTTCCGGGGCAAGCGGCTGTCGATCTGGCTGAAGCGGCATTTCGAGGAGCTGTCCGGCGTCCATAACCTGACCTTCGCGAAACTGGGACAGCTGGCGCGGGAAAATCCGGAGCGCTTCAAGGACCTAGCCATCATCGCCACCAACGTGACCCACCAGTGCCCCCACGTGTTCAGCCCCGCCAACACGCCTGACGCGCTGGTGGCCGAGGCAATCAGGGCGTCGATAAGCATCCCCTTCCTGTTCAGCGCCACGCGCCTGCGGTCGGGAGAACTCTGCGTGGACGGCGGCCTGACCTGGAACTACCCGATCAATTTCTACGACGACAGCAGCTGGTTGTCCCGCAAGGACGACGCCGGGCTGTACGCCGTGCTCGACCACCCCGCGGAAAAGAACAAGGTGCGCTTCTACAACAAGGAAACCCTCGGCCTCATGGTGGAAACGCGCTCGACTGTGAAGAGCAGAACGGAGAACCTGGGAGGGCGGCACGGAGACATCGAGTCGTTTCCGAGCTACCTGAAGGCCATGCTGGGGCTCATGACGGATGTGACCACCAGCAATTTCCTGAACCTCCCCGACTGGCAGCGCACGATTTTCATCGAGGCGCACGGGGTCCGGGCCACGGACTTCAATCTTTCGGAAGACGTTCTCGAGAGGCTTATCAAGTCGGGAGAACAAGCCACCCGCCAATACATCGCGTGGTTCAGGAGCCGTGACAGCAGGCCCCTGAACAGGATCGACGCCTCGGAGCCCTCCCAGGGCTGA
- a CDS encoding sigma-54 interaction domain-containing protein translates to MPHSISRIGNFNEIIEDSHAVKTDLLVLHKTGNTQLSRLLPRITSLHSPPKVLVIVDKPDIVELEFALREGVLDYIQRDNAIEHLQGFLGRLDTVLSEEELSWSEVGERFNIHGSCPQIRKCLKTVAKASQSDVSVLIHGDTGTGKELFARAIHGLSRRKNENLIVVDCASLPANLVESILFGYSKGAFTGASAKTEGLVARAHNGTLFLDEVSELPMELQKKFLRVLQERRFRPVGAKREVESDFRLVAATNKDLGQMVKEGLFRDDLLYRLQSLKLNLPALSERREDLSILANHLLQKSCEKNRIDSKTFSNEFLEILSRHDWPGNVRELENVIDSVVAVSHNYPIIYPEQLPFYIRVKAAKRSMGSEQPRPAAATDQASAEAPQTWTARTPMPSYKTFRNEALDTIEKQYFRELHRASQGDVAKAMSMANLSRARLYEFYKKYKLTRGNNRDD, encoded by the coding sequence TTGCCGCATTCCATTTCCCGGATCGGGAACTTCAACGAGATCATCGAGGACAGCCACGCGGTAAAGACTGACCTCCTGGTGCTCCACAAGACCGGGAACACGCAGCTCTCCAGGCTGCTGCCGCGCATCACGAGCCTGCACTCCCCGCCCAAGGTGCTGGTCATCGTGGACAAGCCCGACATCGTGGAGCTTGAATTCGCCTTGCGCGAGGGCGTGCTGGACTACATCCAGCGCGACAACGCCATCGAGCACCTCCAGGGATTTCTCGGCAGGCTCGACACCGTGCTCTCCGAGGAGGAACTCTCCTGGTCCGAGGTCGGCGAGCGCTTCAACATCCACGGCTCCTGCCCGCAGATCCGCAAATGCCTGAAGACCGTGGCCAAGGCCAGCCAGAGCGATGTCTCCGTGCTGATCCACGGCGACACCGGCACGGGCAAGGAACTCTTCGCGCGCGCCATTCACGGCCTGAGCAGGCGCAAGAACGAAAACCTCATCGTGGTCGATTGCGCCTCCCTGCCCGCCAACCTGGTGGAATCGATCCTCTTCGGCTACTCCAAGGGAGCGTTCACCGGCGCCTCGGCCAAGACCGAAGGCTTGGTGGCGCGCGCCCACAATGGCACCCTGTTCCTGGACGAGGTTTCCGAACTCCCCATGGAGTTGCAGAAGAAGTTCCTGCGGGTGCTCCAGGAGAGGCGCTTCCGCCCGGTGGGAGCGAAACGGGAAGTTGAGAGCGATTTCCGCCTCGTGGCCGCCACCAACAAGGATCTCGGCCAGATGGTCAAGGAGGGCCTGTTCCGCGACGACCTGCTCTACCGGCTGCAGTCGCTCAAGCTCAATCTTCCCGCCCTGTCCGAGCGTCGCGAGGACCTGTCCATCCTGGCCAACCACCTGCTCCAGAAATCCTGCGAGAAAAACAGGATTGACTCCAAGACGTTCTCCAACGAGTTCCTCGAGATACTGAGTCGCCACGACTGGCCCGGCAACGTCCGCGAACTCGAAAACGTCATCGACTCCGTGGTGGCCGTCTCCCACAACTACCCCATCATCTATCCCGAGCAGTTGCCGTTCTACATCCGGGTGAAGGCGGCGAAACGCTCCATGGGCAGCGAGCAGCCCCGTCCGGCCGCCGCCACCGACCAGGCATCCGCCGAAGCGCCCCAGACCTGGACGGCGCGAACCCCCATGCCCTCGTACAAGACCTTCCGCAACGAGGCCCTCGACACGATCGAAAAACAGTATTTTCGCGAACTCCACCGGGCCAGCCAGGGAGACGTGGCCAAGGCCATGTCCATGGCCAATTTGTCCCGCGCCCGGCTCTACGAATTCTACAAGAAATACAAGCTTACCAGGGGCAACAACAGGGACGACTGA
- a CDS encoding response regulator, producing MDAYSNKILLIDDDQVFRDSVVCFLEDMGYTVIPADNGLTGLQLLKKNPDIDLALVDLSMPVMDGFAFIANTRDIFPDIPIVVISGVGILEKAIEAIRLGAWDFVNKPIESQELLHIIIERNIERYVAIKAKKEYKVFLENLAKMRSEQLDKVMANQKSAGDAPAGAQGLHAKAFRSSIIPALIIQGDGQMVIDANDAFSSLSGIDRDEMLGRPCRAAGIDVLANSGGTAMTDILVSAGEVEAMCLMRGGKPFPATLRATPLDAAGQIHMLSFDIRGQIG from the coding sequence GTGGATGCATACTCGAACAAAATCCTCCTGATTGATGACGATCAGGTGTTCCGCGATTCCGTCGTTTGCTTCCTGGAAGACATGGGATACACCGTAATCCCCGCAGACAACGGCCTGACAGGCTTGCAACTGCTCAAGAAAAATCCGGATATCGATCTTGCGCTCGTGGATTTGTCCATGCCGGTCATGGATGGGTTCGCATTCATCGCAAATACGAGAGACATTTTTCCGGACATCCCCATCGTCGTCATCTCCGGGGTGGGCATCCTGGAGAAAGCCATCGAGGCCATCAGGCTCGGAGCATGGGATTTCGTCAACAAACCCATCGAGAGCCAAGAGCTGCTGCACATCATCATCGAGCGAAACATCGAAAGATACGTCGCGATCAAGGCAAAAAAGGAATACAAGGTCTTCCTGGAGAATCTGGCCAAGATGCGCTCCGAGCAGCTGGACAAAGTCATGGCCAATCAGAAATCCGCGGGCGACGCGCCGGCCGGCGCGCAGGGCCTCCACGCGAAGGCGTTCCGGAGCTCCATCATTCCGGCCCTGATCATTCAGGGCGACGGACAGATGGTGATCGACGCCAACGACGCCTTCTCCAGCCTGTCGGGGATAGACAGGGACGAAATGCTCGGCAGGCCCTGCCGGGCCGCCGGGATCGATGTGCTGGCCAACTCCGGCGGGACCGCCATGACGGACATCCTCGTCAGCGCCGGCGAGGTCGAGGCCATGTGCCTCATGCGCGGCGGGAAACCTTTCCCGGCTACGCTCAGGGCCACGCCCCTCGACGCGGCCGGACAAATCCATATGCTCTCCTTCGATATCCGCGGGCAGATCGGGTAG
- a CDS encoding Lrp/AsnC family transcriptional regulator, producing the protein MIDEIDTQILTILQSNARTSNADIARDVGMAPSAVLERVRKLERRGVITGYEARLNPEAIGLGLTAFTFVKTEEPVGATDTGEALSAIPGVMEVHYAAGSAAYLIKVRVSGPKALADLLKEIGRLPTVRDTNSTVVLQTVKETGIMPISRNTAEEA; encoded by the coding sequence ATGATCGACGAAATAGACACTCAAATTTTGACGATTCTTCAGTCAAACGCCCGCACATCCAACGCGGACATCGCCCGCGACGTGGGCATGGCCCCATCCGCCGTGCTGGAGCGCGTGCGCAAGCTGGAACGCCGGGGGGTCATCACCGGCTACGAGGCGCGTCTGAACCCCGAGGCCATCGGCCTTGGCCTTACCGCCTTCACGTTCGTCAAGACCGAGGAACCCGTCGGTGCCACCGACACCGGCGAGGCTCTTTCGGCCATCCCGGGCGTCATGGAGGTGCACTACGCGGCCGGGTCGGCGGCGTACCTCATCAAGGTCCGCGTGTCCGGCCCCAAGGCCCTGGCCGACCTGCTCAAGGAGATCGGCCGCCTGCCCACCGTGCGCGACACCAACTCCACGGTGGTGCTCCAGACGGTGAAGGAAACAGGAATCATGCCCATATCCCGCAACACCGCTGAGGAGGCGTAG